In Antennarius striatus isolate MH-2024 chromosome 8, ASM4005453v1, whole genome shotgun sequence, a single window of DNA contains:
- the kif16ba gene encoding kinesin-like protein KIF16B isoform X2, which yields MASVRVAVRVRPMNRREKDLTARCIIRMEGTKTSITNLKVPDGLAGDSTRERVKTFTYDFSYDSMDSKSSAFVSQETVFRDLGSDVLRSAFQGYNACVFAYGQTGSGKSYTMMGTPGDAGLIPRFCEGLFSRIADATRWDKASFRTEVSYLEIYNERVRDLLRRKSTQTYNLRVREHPKDGPYVEDLSKHLVQNYGDVEELMEAGNLNRTTASTGMNDVSSRSHAIFTINFTQAKFDAEMPSETVSKIHLVDLAGSERADATGATGVRLKEGGNINKSLVTLGNVISSLADLSQDGAGAHLRKRAVFVPYRDSVLTWLLKDSLGGNSKTIMIATVSPADVNYGETLSTLRYANRAKNIINKPTINEDGNVRLIRELRAEIARLKALLVQGNQIALLDSPTALSMEEKLHQNEARVLELTKEWTNKWNETQNILKEETLALRKEGIGVVLDSELPHLIGIDDDLLSTGIILYHLKEGRTYVGREDASSEQDITLHGLDLESEHCMFQNQNGKVTLVPMGGAQCSVNGVQVTAPSQLNQGAVILLGRTNMFRFNHPKEAARLREKRKSGLLSSLSLSMTDLSQSCENLSAVMLYNPGLEFERQQREELEKLERKRTLIKEMEAKHQSEKAELERLQQEVESQRKESEEVQQRILRQEENLRCRSRDIESRLQDFLAEKERFEEERRLEVQGAGLQQRGQQQEAEEEERRRQQEATEQTEIYLELERLQREREEQAARLGAERRRLEEQEREQLSLVGRLEEQLREKQEVAAAQLTGDHAHRLEEERHALSEIREELLCAKEAGQRPDVGGASEEARSAQERYTSFKEAQVKELTRLEEELRLQKEELEKEVTAERGTLLLLARGPQEEQEAGLQEAAALSQEEQLLRQAEHRLQVKERQLARLAGGLLPALAEEKLRAEEVLERRAGGRGPPSLDNTLYQVEKELEDKEEKLELRWRSAQQLQQLQDSYQFTANVARQEDKVRRKERQILEGKEKQQREALERAVARLERRHCALRRSVSMETETEEQRRRRTGPDLDQHRVEQEIQKLRQRISGEEKTGSPLSHTQSLNALLPLSDDRINAYIEEEVQRRMKKMNLLNGGSADLYRSSDSLREEAELSDGSSVRGAEQDEENLRVVNPRRLKYENAFGLWSSLPPSPELEASHVLENKLTEPEIYTLKLHEGKSPDPPAGDEETPAEAGLEIPRGLFGQAVSDTTRFCVSLANATIGRFNTKNVAYKEQCDCSSCVPDKKLERMVQEEPFSNQSSKFLKSVSGFIKSKLKSKESLNDGVKPEAGKVTSDGSYHLGYFTAKLSEVYRNIGQRLQDTQDIIQNVRVDDMKEGLFQYVGRISKDLPSIHRAQLELDPEPGTKVHLLKDRTLGTPHRCSISVDPGITGWPEGSVLSVQSGSFEVFCQRLVHLSPSLSRLQTLSSQQMLQELESLAPQVQVDKLLSVFWLEIANCRFPTPRPGCLLLSEEDLIVLSTDANHTLAIFHHFSRTIIKKVQISLAGQHVRLTGGAEDTVLAIFTYSKDLTQEFCKAFLKAVSPEGFSRGIESSALLSGDLMALSLDWTSTVPDIILDTGLHITSRFKRVLADLLYIVHGNMDGPGKPSLANVCPLLYTSVKVMNSALMPHGAIFQFLLTDTHVALLCEDGVFHPVPRGSSLVPSQPQFRGLEVRQRSEIRCLLVRQRDSWLVVDVTFSARNANQKTASSSRGSVDSSSVSHHGHRSDTWKLAFGCTSEAVTLINHLCTQDTGESSFP from the exons ATGGCGTCCGTCCGGGTGGCGGTCCGGGTCAGACCCATGAACCGGAG GGAGAAGGACCTGACGGCGCGCTGCATCATCAGGATGGAGGGCACCAAAACCTCCATCACCAACCTGAAG GTCCCTGACGGTCTGGCTGGAGACTCCACCAGGGAGCGGGTCAAGACCTTCACCTACGACTTCTCCTACGACTCCATGGACTCCAAGAGCTCCGCCTTCGTCTCCCAGGAAACG GTGTTCAGGGATCTGGGCTCGGACGTGCTGAGGTCGGCGTTCCAGGGCTACAACGCCTGCGTGTTCGCCTACGGCCAGACCGGCTCGGGCAAGTCCTACACCATGATGGGGACCCCG GGCGACGCCGGTCTGATCCCCCGGTTCTGTGAGGGTCTGTTCAGCCGCATCGCAGACGCCACCCGCTGGGACAAGGCCTCGTTCCGCACCGAGGTCAG CTACCTGGAGATCTACAACGAGCGGGTTCGGGACCTTCTGAGGAGGAAGTCCACCCAGACCTACAACCTGAGGGTCCGGGAGCACCCTAAGGACGGCCCCTACGTGGAGG ATCTGTCCAAACACCTGGTCCAGAACTACGGCGACgtggaggagctgatggaggcgGGGAACCTCAACCGGACCACCGCCAGCACCGGCATGAACGACGTGAGCAGCCGCTCGCACGCCATCTTCACCATCAACTTCACCCAG GCCAAGTTCGACGCCGAGATGCCGAGCGAGACGGTCAGCAAGATCCACCTGGTGGACCTGGCGGGCAGCGAGCGCGCCGACGCCACCGGCGCCACCGGGGTCCGGCTGAAGGAGGGCGGGAACATCAACAAGTCGCTGGTCACCCTCGGCAACGTCATCTCCTCTCTGG CTGACCTGTCCCAGGACGGCGCCGGCGCCCACCTGAGGAAGAGGGCGGTCTTCGTGCCGTACCGCGACTCGGTGCTCACCTGGCTGCTGAAGGACAGCCTGGGCGGGAACTCCAAGACCATCATGATCGCCA CCGTGTCGCCCGCCGACGTGAACTACGGCGAGACGCTGAGCACCCTGCGCTACGCCAACCGCGCCAAGAACATCATCAACAAGCCCACCATCAACGAGGACGGCAACGTGCGGCTGATCCGCGAGCTGCGCGCCGAGATCGCCCGCCTCAAGGCGCTGCTGGTGCAGGGCAACCAG ATCGCGCTGCTGGATTCGCCCACCGCCCTGAGTATGGAGGAGAAGCTTCACCAGAATGAAGCCAGG GTTCTGGAGCTGACAAAGGAGTGGACCAACAAGTGGAACGAGACGCAGAACATCCTGAAG GAGGAGACGCTCGCCCTGAGGAAGGAGGGCATCGGCGTGGTTCTGGACTCGGAGCTTCCTCACCTCATCGGCATCGACGACGACCTCCTGAGCACCGGCATCATCCTGTACCACCTGAAA GAGGGGCGGACCTACGTGGGCAGAGAGGACGCGTCCTCCGAGCAGGACATCA CTCTCCACGGTCTGGACCTGGAGAGCGAACACTGCATGTTCCAGAACCAGAATGGGAAGGTGACCCTGGTGCCGATGGGCGGGGCTCAGTGTTCCGTTAACGGCGTCCAGGTGACGGCGCCGTCCCAGCTCAACCAGG gCGCCGTCATCCTGCTGGGCCGGACCAACATGTTCCGCTTCAACCACCCGAAGGAGGCGGCGCGGCTGAGGGAGAAGCGGAAG AGCGGCCTGCTGTCCTCGCTCAGCCTGTCCATGACGGATCTGTCCCAGTCCTGTGAGAACCTGTCGGCGGTGATGCTCTACAACCCCGG GCTGGAGTTTGAGaggcagcagagagaagagctggagaagctggagaggaaaAG GACGCTGATCAAGGAGATGGAGGCGAAGCACCAGAGTGAAAAGGCGGAGCTTgagcggctgcagcaggaggtGGAGAGTCAGCGGAAGGAGTCGGAGGAGGTGCAGCAGCGGATCCTCCGTCAGGAGGAGAACCTCCGCTGCCGCAGCCGGGACATCGAGAGCCGCCTGCAGGACTTCCTGGCTGAGAAGGAGCGCTTCGAGGAGGAGCGGCGCCTGGAGgtccagggggcggggctacagcAGCGCGGCCAGcagcaggaggcggaggaggaggagcggcggcggcagcaggAGGCCACGGAGCAGACGGAGATCTACCTCGAGCTGGAGCGTCTGCAGCGGGAGCGCGAGGAGCAGGCGGCGCGTCTGGGGGCGGAGCGGCGGCggctggaggagcaggagcgTGAGCAGCTGAGCCTGGTGGGGcggctggaggagcagctgagggAGAAGCAGGAGGTGGCCGCCGCCCAGCTGACGGGCGACCACGCCCACCGCCTGGAGGAGGAGCGCCACGCGCTCTCCGAGATCCGAGAGGAGCTCCTCTGCGCGAAGGAGGCGGGACAGCGGCCTGATGTGGGCGGAGCTAGCGAGGAGGCCCGATCCGCCCAGGAGCGTTACACCAGCTTCAAGGAGGCGCAGGTGAAGGAGCTGACCCgactggaggaggagctccGCCTGCagaaggaggagctggagaaggaggtgaCGGCGGAGCGCGGCACGCTGCTGCTCCTCGCTCGCGGTccccaggaggagcaggaggcggggctccaGGAGGCCGCCGCCCTGTCccaggaggagcagctgctCCGGCAGGCGGAGCACCGGCTGCAGGTCAAGGAGCGCCAGCTGGCCCGGCTGGCCGGGGGCCTCCTCCCAGCGCTGGCCGAGGAGAAGCTGAGGGCCGAGGAGGTGCTGGAGCGCCGGGCCGGGGGCCGCGGCCCCCCAAGCCTGGACAACACCCTGTACCaggtggagaaggagctggaggacaaggaggagaagctggagctCCGCTGGAGGAGcgcccagcagctccagcagctccaggacTCCTACCAGTTCACGGCCAACGTGGCCCGGCAGGAGGACaaggtgaggaggaaggagcGCCAGATCCTGGAGGGgaaggagaagcagcagagGGAGGCGCTGGAGCGGGCGGTGGCCCGGCTGGAGAGGAGGCACTGCGCCCTGAGGAGGagcgtctccatggagacggaGACCGAGGAGCAGAGACGCCGGAGGACCGGGCCAGACCTGGACCAGCACAG GGTGGAGCAGGAGATCCAGAAGCTGAGGCAGAGGATCAGCGGCGAGGAGAAGACGGGTTCTCCCCTCAGCCACACCCAGAGCCTCAACGCGCTGCTGCCGCTGTCCGACGACAg GATCAACGCCTACATCGAGGAGGAGGTCCAGCGCCGAATGAAGAAGATGAACCTCCTGAACGGCGGCAGCGCCGATCTGTACCGGTCCAGCGACTCTCTCAGG gaggaggcggagcttagcGACGGTAGCTCCGTTAGGGGGGCGGAGCAG GATGAAGAAAACCTTCGAGTTGTGAACCCCAGGAGGCTGAAGTACGAG AACGCCTTTGGGTTGTGGTCTAGCCTCCCGCCTTCCCCAGAACTCGAGGCCTCTCACGTCCTAGAAAACAAGTTAACGGAACCCGAGATCTACACGTTGAAGCTCCACGAAGGAAAGAGTCCAGACCCACCAGCTGGAGATGAAGAGACGCCTGCCGAAGCAGGACTAGAGATTCCCCGAGGTCTATTCGGCCAAGCGGTTTCTGACACCACCAGGTTTTGTGTTTCGTTGGCAAATGCCACGATTGGCAGATTCAACACAAAAAACGTCGCTTATAAAGAACAATGTGATTGTTCTTCCTGTGTTCCTGACAAAAAGTTGGAGAGGATGGTCCAAGAAGAACCTTTTAGCAATCAGTCGTCAAAGTTCTTGAAGTCTGTCAGTGGCTTCATCAAGTCCAAGCTGAAGTCAAAGGAATCCCTGAATGATGGAGTCAAACCAGAGGCAGGGAAGGTGACGTCCGACGGGAGCTACCATTTGGGCTACTTCACCGCAAAGCTGTCCGAGGTCTACAGAAACATTGGTCAAAGGCTGCAGGACACACAGGACATCATCCAAAATGTAAGAGTAGATGACATGAAGGAAGGACTCTTTCAGTATGTGGGCAGAATATCCAAAGACCTGCCGTCGATTCATCGAGCGCAGCTCGAACTGGACCCAGAACCAGGAACCAAAGTCCATCTGTTGAAGGATCGTACCCTCGGTACGCCCCACAGGTGTAGCATCTCTGTGGACCCTGGTATCACAGGGTGGCCCGAAGGATCTGTATTGTCTGTCCAAAGCGGAAGTTTTGAAGTGTTTTGTCAGAGGTTGGTCCACCTGTCTCCGTCCCTGTCCCGGCTGCAGACACTTTCATCCCAGCAGATGCTTCAGGAACTGGAATCTCTGGCTCCTCAAGTCCAAGTCGACAAGCTCCTGAGTGTCTTCTGGCTCGAGATCGCCAATTGTCGCTTTCCGACCCCGAGGCCTGGATGCCTGCTTTTATCAGAAGAGGACTTGATAGTGTTGTCCACCGACGCTAATCACACTTTAGCAATTTTCCACCACTTCAGTCGCACGATAATCAAGAAGGTTCAGATTAGCTTGGCAGGGCAACATGTCCGCCTGACTGGCGGCGCCGAAGACACCGTGTTGGCTATCTTTACCTACAGCAAAGACCTGACCCAGGAGTTCTGCAAGGCTTTCCTGAAGGCGGTTTCTCCTGAAGGGTTTTCTAGAGGGATTGAATCCTCCGCCTTACTGTCTGGTGACCTCATGGCCCTCTCCCTGGATTGGACCTCCACTGTTCCAGACATCATCTTGGACACCGGCCTCCACATCACCTCCAGGTTTAAGCGGGTTCTGGCCGATTTGCTCTACATTGTCCACGGCAACATGGACGGTCCTGGCAAACCGTCTCTGGCAAACGTTTGCCCTCTGCTCTACACCAGTGTGAAGGTAATGAACTCTGCCCTCATGCCTCATGGCGCCATCTTTCAGTTCCTTCTGACGGACACTCATGTGGCTCTTCTCTGTGAGGACGGCGTCTTTCACCCGGTACCTCGGGGCTCCAGTCTGGTTCCTTCCCAACCCCAGTTTCGGGGGCTTGAGGTGCGTCAGCGTTCTGAGATCAGGTGCTTGTTGGTGAGGCAGAGGGACAGCTGGCTGGTGGTGGACGTGACGTTTTCAGCTCGCAACGCCAACCAAAAGACAGCATCATCCAGCCGAGGCTCGGTAGACTCGTCTTCTGTCTCGCATCACGGACATCGGTCCGACACCTGGAAGTTAGCATTTGGTTGTACCTCTGAAGCTGTGACCCTGATAAATCACCTGTGTACCCAAGACACAGGTGAAAGCAGTTTCCCCTGA
- the kif16ba gene encoding kinesin-like protein KIF16B isoform X5: MASVRVAVRVRPMNRREKDLTARCIIRMEGTKTSITNLKVPDGLAGDSTRERVKTFTYDFSYDSMDSKSSAFVSQETVFRDLGSDVLRSAFQGYNACVFAYGQTGSGKSYTMMGTPGDAGLIPRFCEGLFSRIADATRWDKASFRTEVSYLEIYNERVRDLLRRKSTQTYNLRVREHPKDGPYVEDLSKHLVQNYGDVEELMEAGNLNRTTASTGMNDVSSRSHAIFTINFTQAKFDAEMPSETVSKIHLVDLAGSERADATGATGVRLKEGGNINKSLVTLGNVISSLADLSQDGAGAHLRKRAVFVPYRDSVLTWLLKDSLGGNSKTIMIATVSPADVNYGETLSTLRYANRAKNIINKPTINEDGNVRLIRELRAEIARLKALLVQGNQIALLDSPTALSMEEKLHQNEARVLELTKEWTNKWNETQNILKEETLALRKEGIGVVLDSELPHLIGIDDDLLSTGIILYHLKEGRTYVGREDASSEQDITLHGLDLESEHCMFQNQNGKVTLVPMGGAQCSVNGVQVTAPSQLNQGAVILLGRTNMFRFNHPKEAARLREKRKSGLLSSLSLSMTDLSQSCENLSAVMLYNPGLVSQKGPAFLRLEFERQQREELEKLERKRTLIKEMEAKHQSEKAELERLQQEVESQRKESEEVQQRILRQEENLRCRSRDIESRLQDFLAEKERFEEERRLEVQGAGLQQRGQQQEAEEEERRRQQEATEQTEIYLELERLQREREEQAARLGAERRRLEEQEREQLSLVGRLEEQLREKQEVAAAQLTGDHAHRLEEERHALSEIREELLCAKEAGQRPDVGGASEEARSAQERYTSFKEAQVKELTRLEEELRLQKEELEKEVTAERGTLLLLARGPQEEQEAGLQEAAALSQEEQLLRQAEHRLQVKERQLARLAGGLLPALAEEKLRAEEVLERRAGGRGPPSLDNTLYQVEKELEDKEEKLELRWRSAQQLQQLQDSYQFTANVARQEDKVRRKERQILEGKEKQQREALERAVARLERRHCALRRSVSMETETEEQRRRRTGPDLDQHRVEQEIQKLRQRISGEEKTGSPLSHTQSLNALLPLSDDRINAYIEEEVQRRMKKMNLLNGGSADLYRSSDSLRDEENLRVVNPRRLKYEHLVSRPLGTSSDGVQDPIKVSIPRYLLRGQGKDEHYEYEVKITVMEEVWTVFRRYSRFREMHRSLRVRYPELTALDFPPKKLFGNRDERMVAERRTLLERYLRDLFRVMLSSSSSPLQTDAGGGFLLTKHAICEFSPFFKKGVFECSSHGTG, translated from the exons ATGGCGTCCGTCCGGGTGGCGGTCCGGGTCAGACCCATGAACCGGAG GGAGAAGGACCTGACGGCGCGCTGCATCATCAGGATGGAGGGCACCAAAACCTCCATCACCAACCTGAAG GTCCCTGACGGTCTGGCTGGAGACTCCACCAGGGAGCGGGTCAAGACCTTCACCTACGACTTCTCCTACGACTCCATGGACTCCAAGAGCTCCGCCTTCGTCTCCCAGGAAACG GTGTTCAGGGATCTGGGCTCGGACGTGCTGAGGTCGGCGTTCCAGGGCTACAACGCCTGCGTGTTCGCCTACGGCCAGACCGGCTCGGGCAAGTCCTACACCATGATGGGGACCCCG GGCGACGCCGGTCTGATCCCCCGGTTCTGTGAGGGTCTGTTCAGCCGCATCGCAGACGCCACCCGCTGGGACAAGGCCTCGTTCCGCACCGAGGTCAG CTACCTGGAGATCTACAACGAGCGGGTTCGGGACCTTCTGAGGAGGAAGTCCACCCAGACCTACAACCTGAGGGTCCGGGAGCACCCTAAGGACGGCCCCTACGTGGAGG ATCTGTCCAAACACCTGGTCCAGAACTACGGCGACgtggaggagctgatggaggcgGGGAACCTCAACCGGACCACCGCCAGCACCGGCATGAACGACGTGAGCAGCCGCTCGCACGCCATCTTCACCATCAACTTCACCCAG GCCAAGTTCGACGCCGAGATGCCGAGCGAGACGGTCAGCAAGATCCACCTGGTGGACCTGGCGGGCAGCGAGCGCGCCGACGCCACCGGCGCCACCGGGGTCCGGCTGAAGGAGGGCGGGAACATCAACAAGTCGCTGGTCACCCTCGGCAACGTCATCTCCTCTCTGG CTGACCTGTCCCAGGACGGCGCCGGCGCCCACCTGAGGAAGAGGGCGGTCTTCGTGCCGTACCGCGACTCGGTGCTCACCTGGCTGCTGAAGGACAGCCTGGGCGGGAACTCCAAGACCATCATGATCGCCA CCGTGTCGCCCGCCGACGTGAACTACGGCGAGACGCTGAGCACCCTGCGCTACGCCAACCGCGCCAAGAACATCATCAACAAGCCCACCATCAACGAGGACGGCAACGTGCGGCTGATCCGCGAGCTGCGCGCCGAGATCGCCCGCCTCAAGGCGCTGCTGGTGCAGGGCAACCAG ATCGCGCTGCTGGATTCGCCCACCGCCCTGAGTATGGAGGAGAAGCTTCACCAGAATGAAGCCAGG GTTCTGGAGCTGACAAAGGAGTGGACCAACAAGTGGAACGAGACGCAGAACATCCTGAAG GAGGAGACGCTCGCCCTGAGGAAGGAGGGCATCGGCGTGGTTCTGGACTCGGAGCTTCCTCACCTCATCGGCATCGACGACGACCTCCTGAGCACCGGCATCATCCTGTACCACCTGAAA GAGGGGCGGACCTACGTGGGCAGAGAGGACGCGTCCTCCGAGCAGGACATCA CTCTCCACGGTCTGGACCTGGAGAGCGAACACTGCATGTTCCAGAACCAGAATGGGAAGGTGACCCTGGTGCCGATGGGCGGGGCTCAGTGTTCCGTTAACGGCGTCCAGGTGACGGCGCCGTCCCAGCTCAACCAGG gCGCCGTCATCCTGCTGGGCCGGACCAACATGTTCCGCTTCAACCACCCGAAGGAGGCGGCGCGGCTGAGGGAGAAGCGGAAG AGCGGCCTGCTGTCCTCGCTCAGCCTGTCCATGACGGATCTGTCCCAGTCCTGTGAGAACCTGTCGGCGGTGATGCTCTACAACCCCGG TCTCGTCTCTCAGAAGGGCCCCGCCTTCCTCAG GCTGGAGTTTGAGaggcagcagagagaagagctggagaagctggagaggaaaAG GACGCTGATCAAGGAGATGGAGGCGAAGCACCAGAGTGAAAAGGCGGAGCTTgagcggctgcagcaggaggtGGAGAGTCAGCGGAAGGAGTCGGAGGAGGTGCAGCAGCGGATCCTCCGTCAGGAGGAGAACCTCCGCTGCCGCAGCCGGGACATCGAGAGCCGCCTGCAGGACTTCCTGGCTGAGAAGGAGCGCTTCGAGGAGGAGCGGCGCCTGGAGgtccagggggcggggctacagcAGCGCGGCCAGcagcaggaggcggaggaggaggagcggcggcggcagcaggAGGCCACGGAGCAGACGGAGATCTACCTCGAGCTGGAGCGTCTGCAGCGGGAGCGCGAGGAGCAGGCGGCGCGTCTGGGGGCGGAGCGGCGGCggctggaggagcaggagcgTGAGCAGCTGAGCCTGGTGGGGcggctggaggagcagctgagggAGAAGCAGGAGGTGGCCGCCGCCCAGCTGACGGGCGACCACGCCCACCGCCTGGAGGAGGAGCGCCACGCGCTCTCCGAGATCCGAGAGGAGCTCCTCTGCGCGAAGGAGGCGGGACAGCGGCCTGATGTGGGCGGAGCTAGCGAGGAGGCCCGATCCGCCCAGGAGCGTTACACCAGCTTCAAGGAGGCGCAGGTGAAGGAGCTGACCCgactggaggaggagctccGCCTGCagaaggaggagctggagaaggaggtgaCGGCGGAGCGCGGCACGCTGCTGCTCCTCGCTCGCGGTccccaggaggagcaggaggcggggctccaGGAGGCCGCCGCCCTGTCccaggaggagcagctgctCCGGCAGGCGGAGCACCGGCTGCAGGTCAAGGAGCGCCAGCTGGCCCGGCTGGCCGGGGGCCTCCTCCCAGCGCTGGCCGAGGAGAAGCTGAGGGCCGAGGAGGTGCTGGAGCGCCGGGCCGGGGGCCGCGGCCCCCCAAGCCTGGACAACACCCTGTACCaggtggagaaggagctggaggacaaggaggagaagctggagctCCGCTGGAGGAGcgcccagcagctccagcagctccaggacTCCTACCAGTTCACGGCCAACGTGGCCCGGCAGGAGGACaaggtgaggaggaaggagcGCCAGATCCTGGAGGGgaaggagaagcagcagagGGAGGCGCTGGAGCGGGCGGTGGCCCGGCTGGAGAGGAGGCACTGCGCCCTGAGGAGGagcgtctccatggagacggaGACCGAGGAGCAGAGACGCCGGAGGACCGGGCCAGACCTGGACCAGCACAG GGTGGAGCAGGAGATCCAGAAGCTGAGGCAGAGGATCAGCGGCGAGGAGAAGACGGGTTCTCCCCTCAGCCACACCCAGAGCCTCAACGCGCTGCTGCCGCTGTCCGACGACAg GATCAACGCCTACATCGAGGAGGAGGTCCAGCGCCGAATGAAGAAGATGAACCTCCTGAACGGCGGCAGCGCCGATCTGTACCGGTCCAGCGACTCTCTCAGG GATGAAGAAAACCTTCGAGTTGTGAACCCCAGGAGGCTGAAGTACGAG cACCTGGTCTCTCGTCCTCTGGGGACGAGTTCCGATGGCGTCCAGGACCCCATCAAAGTTAGCATTCCTCGCTACCTCCTCCGCGGGCAGGGGAAGGACGAGCACTATGAGTATGAGGTGAAG ATCACTGTGATGGAGGAGGTGTGGACGGTGTTCAGGCGCTACAGTCGCTTCAGGGAAATGCACCGGAGCCTGAGAGTACGATACCCAGAG CTGACGGCGCTGGACTTCCCCCCAAAAAAGCTGTTCGGAAACCGAGACGAGCGAATGGTCGCCGAGCGCCGGACGCTCTTAGAG CGGTACCTGAGAGACCTGTTCCGGGTGATGCTGTCGTCCTCCAGCTCGCCGCTCCAAACCGACGCCGGCGGCGGTTTCCTCCTCACCAAACACGCCATCTGTGAGTTCTCACCGTTCTTCAAGAAAGGCGTGTTCGAGTGCAGCAGCCACGGCACCGGCTGA